A genome region from Penicillium psychrofluorescens genome assembly, chromosome: 3 includes the following:
- a CDS encoding uncharacterized protein (ID:PFLUO_005488-T1.cds;~source:funannotate): MVFGWGESDDAHRQVYGGEQHESHFSHELIAGAASFEGMKLWEDHQRKEGKPVSHSFAKEAIAGLVGAEVDKLAETKGMDEVDRLKAREHAKRNAEHMYDEHYIREQGADEYDPRRYGRPQHQQRRGW, translated from the exons ATGGTTTTCGGCTGGG GCGAATCCGATGATGCTCACCGTCAGGTGTACGGTGGAGAGCAGCACGAGAGCCACTTCTCGCACGAGCTCATCGCCGGCGCTGCCTCGTTCGAGGGCATGAAGCTGTGGGAGGACCACCAGCGCAAGGAGG GCAAGCCCGTCAGCCACTCCTtcgccaaggaggccatcgccggcctggtcggcgccgaggtcgacaAGCTGGCTGAGACCAAGGGCATGGATGAGGTGGACCGCCTCAAGGCCCGCGAGCACGCCAAGCGCAACGCAGAGCACATGTACGATGAGCACTACATCCGGGAGCAAGGTGCGGATGAGTACGACCCCCGCCGCTATGGCCGcccccagcaccagcagcgccgcggcTGGTAA
- a CDS encoding uncharacterized protein (ID:PFLUO_005489-T1.cds;~source:funannotate) yields MPIKPPLQSDFSSALTLTITNPPSPAQTPAPNILLLLHGLGDTAAGFTSFARALHLPETTIVTVQAPAPLPFDLGGFHWGDDVSFDSSTGALDMDSGFARATAILADDVVRDTLMGKCGYRPREIMVLGLGQGGMVGLALARALGKTEREAMGGVVSIGAPFALSGQSGGAKNRTPVLLVAGRDSLVVSDSAVRRTKEVFEFVELSRYARKGDGMPSNRDEMLPVMQFFARRLRSRQGVPEGSVEIG; encoded by the coding sequence atGCCCATCAAACCGCCCCTCCAATCCGACTTCTCCTCGgccctcaccctcaccatcaccaacccGCCCAGCCCGGCCCAGACCCCAGCACCAAACATCCTACTCCTcctccacggcctcggcgacaCCGCCGCGGGATTCACCTCCTTCGCGCGCGCGCTCCACCTCCCGGAGACAACGATCGTCACCGTGCAAGCGCCGGCCCCGCTCCCCTTCGACCTGGGCGGCTTCCACTGGGGCGACGATGTCTCCTTCGACTCGTCCACGGGGGCGCTCGACATGGACTCCGGGTTTGCGCGCGCCACGGCAATATTAGCCGATGACGTCGTGCGCGACACCTTGATGGGTAAATGCGGCTACCGCCCAAGGGAGATCATGGTGCTGGGGCTCGGGCAGGGCGGGATGGTTGGGTTAGCGCTTGCGCGGGCACTGGGGAAGACAGAACGCGAAGCAATGGGCGGGGTGGTTTCCATTGGCGCGCCCTTTGCGCTGTCGGGACAGTCGGGCGGTGCGAAGAACCGGACGCCGGTGTTGCTCGTTGCGGGCCGGGATTCATTGGTTGTTTCGGATTCGGCGGTGCGCAGGACGAAAGAGGTGTTTGAGTTTGTGGAGCTGAGTCGGTATGCGAGGAAGGGCGATGGCATGCCTTCGAATCGTGATGAGATGCTGCCCGTTATGCAGTTCTTTGCGCGCAGGCTGCGCAGCCGGCAGGGTGTGCCGGAGGGCAGTGTGGAAATCGGTTGA
- a CDS encoding uncharacterized protein (ID:PFLUO_005490-T1.cds;~source:funannotate) — protein MSATMNAIVISKFGGPEVLEYRTVPKPTVRTGEVLIAVKSFGLNHAETHMRKGEWDEWNPVTGLECVGVVDACPGGEFHIGETVVGVMGGIGRNRPGGYGEFVAIPATNVIAVQTTLPWEQLAAIPEVYITVWSCLFTVLDLQPGETLLIRGATSTLGQAAVKLAVHAGAKVSATTRRKERFDLLRGMGATETLIEQPELDAHCSTEYDKVLNLVGNRALLESINLTKTGGRMLQAGWLGGLEPVEAFNPMLQMKSGVHFSLFHSKELGTPGFPFSKIPLQRIIQQIEKGEYDAQPAYVFGYNEIHRAHELLDSGDAGGKVVVTRY, from the coding sequence ATGTCGGCCACCATGAACGCCATCGTCATTAGCAAGTTTGGCGGTCCCGAGGTACTTGAGTACAGAACGGTTCCCAAGCCGACCGTGCGCACAGGCGAGGTCCTCATTGCTGTCAAATCCTTCGGATTAAATCACGCCGAAACGCATATGCGCAAGGGGGAATGGGACGAATGGAACCCTGTGACGGGGCTGGAATgcgtcggcgtcgtcgacgCTTGTCCGGGCGGAGAGTTCCACATTGGAGAGACCGTCGTCGGTGTGATGGGTGGCATTGGTAGAAACCGGCCCGGTGGCTACGGCGAGTTTGTCGCTATCCCTGCCACCAATGTCATTGCCGTCCAGACGACCCTGCCGTGGGAGCAGCTTGCCGCCATCCCCGAAGTTTACATCACCGTCTGGTCGTGCCTCTTCACGGTTCTCGACCTTCAGCCGGGTGAGACGCTGCTGATCCGAGGTGCTACGTCCACCCTCGGGCAGGCTGCTGTGAAACTTGCTGTTCATGCGGGTGCCAAGGTATCTGCGACCACTCGCCGAAAGGAGAGATTCGACTTGCTGCGGGGGATGGGTGCGACAGAGACACTCATCGAACAGCCCGAGCTCGACGCACACTGCTCAACCGAGTACGATAAAGTGTTGAATCTGGTGGGCAACCGTGCTCTCCTGGAATCTATTAATTTGACGAAGACCGGCGGGCGGATGTTGCAGGCAGGCTGGCTGGGAGGCTTGGAGCCGGTCGAAGCTTTCAATCCAATGCTGCAGATGAAATCCGGGGTCCATTTCAGCCTCTTCCACAGCAAAGAGTTGGGCACGCCCGGCTTTCCGTTCTCGAAAATCCCTCTGCAGCGTATTATTCAACAGATCGAAAAGGGGGAGTATGATGCCCAGCCGGCGTACGTCTTTGGTTATAATGAGATTCATCGCGCACATGAGCTCCTGGACTCTGGAGATGCCGGAGGGAAAGTTGTGGTCACGAGATACTGA